A genomic stretch from Telmatocola sphagniphila includes:
- a CDS encoding helix-turn-helix domain-containing protein, with amino-acid sequence METKSIPRLVKKVTNRPEMENRRRLGVQLILEGHTIKQVSDMLKVSTRSVDNWISWYKNQGEAGLKALKHPGPKSKLRPEQIQEVCSWLTRDATEFGFRTHLWTSRRVVQLIKEMFDIDYNANYFCDWLRKQGFSPQMPGKKAVQREEQKIADWPKTEWSRILKKGIAGGRLSYSSMKPD; translated from the coding sequence ATGGAAACGAAAAGCATCCCTCGTTTGGTCAAGAAAGTTACTAATCGCCCGGAGATGGAGAACCGACGCCGTTTGGGCGTTCAATTGATCCTCGAAGGCCATACTATAAAGCAGGTTTCCGACATGCTCAAGGTTTCGACCCGCAGCGTGGATAATTGGATCTCCTGGTACAAAAATCAAGGGGAAGCCGGACTCAAGGCTCTCAAGCATCCCGGACCGAAATCCAAGCTCCGCCCAGAGCAAATTCAAGAAGTTTGCTCCTGGCTGACCCGTGACGCGACGGAGTTCGGCTTCCGCACTCACCTGTGGACTTCTCGGCGAGTCGTCCAACTCATCAAGGAGATGTTTGATATCGATTATAATGCCAATTACTTTTGCGATTGGTTACGCAAACAAGGTTTCTCCCCGCAAATGCCGGGCAAGAAAGCCGTCCAACGCGAGGAACAGAAAATTGCCGATTGGCCGAAAACCGAGTGGTCCCGAATCTTAAAAAAGGGGATCGCCGGCGGGCGCCTATCGTATTCATCGATGAAACCGGACTGA